The nucleotide window ATAAATAACCCGTTCATTGCACCAAAAGATTATAAAAACTTTAAGGCTTTTTATTCAAAAATCATAGATAAAAACAAAGAGCAAATTGTCTTAACAAAAGAAAAATAATGAACATAAAAAACGCACAAATAGAAGTAGATAAATGGATTAAAGAACATGGTGTAAGATATTTTAATGAGCTTACAAATATGGCGCAACTTACAGAAGAAGTTGGTGAAGTAGCGCGTATTATAGCAAGACGTTATGGTGAGCAAAGCGAAAAAGAAAGTGATAAGGATAAAGATTTGGGTGAAGAGTTGGCAGATGTTGTTTTTGTGGTGTTATGTTTAGCCAACCAAACAGGTATAGATCTACAAGCTTCATTCGATAAAAAAATGGATAAAAAAACACAACGCGATCGCAATAGGCACCATAATAATGAAAAATTAAAGTAGTTTTGTTTCTGTTAGAGAAAGAAAATTACATGAATCTTAAAATTCTAAAATCGTCAATTCAAAATCGTCAATCGTCAATAACAATTACCGGATCCAAAAGTGAGTCTAATAGGTTGCTTCTTTTAAAGGCATTATTTCCTCAGTTAGAAATTAATAATATCTCTAATTCTGATGACTCCGTTTTAATGACAAAAGCATTAGCGTCCGATAGGGCACATATTGACATACATCACGCAGGTACTGCTATGCGATTTTTAACAGCATATTTTTCTATACAAGAGGGTAAAGAGGTTATTTTAACAGGCTCATCTAGAATGCAAGAGCGTCCTATAGGTATACTAGTAGAAGCACTGAGACAACTTGGTGCAGATATTTTATATGAAAAAACTGCAGGTTTTCCACCACTAAAAATCAAAGGAAAAAAACTAAAAAATTCAAAAGTATCTTTAAAGGCTAATGTCAGCAGTCAGTACATATCAGCCTTGTTGCTCATTGCCTCAAAATTAGAAAACGGTTTAGAACTTACCCTAGAGGGAAAAATCACCTCGGTACCATACATAAACATGACCTTACAATTATTGAATGAAATAGGTGTAGAAACCACATTTTTAGACAATGTTATAACAGTTAAACCACACAATTCAGATGTAAAAACAAAAATCTTAACAGTAGAGTCAGACTGGTCCTCTGCTTCATATTATTTTAGTATTGCAGCATTGAGCAATGTTGATACTACGTTAAGGTTGTCATCATATAAAAAAGATTCACTGCAAGGGGATTCTATATTATCAGAGTTATATAAAGAGTTTGGTATAGAAACTAGTTTTAAGAATAATTCTGTAACCATAAAAAAAGTTAGGAAAGTTGATGGTAACAAAACCATAGAGATCGATTTGAGAAATGCGCCAGACATAGCTCAGACAATTGCAGTGACTGCATTTGGTTTAGGATTAGAATGCCATTTAACAGGCTTACATACCTTAAAAATAAAAGAAACCGACAGATTAGTAGCCTTAAAAGCAGAGTTAGAAAAGTTTGGTGCAGAAGTAGAAATTACGGATGAATCTTTGTATTTAAAACCCTCTAAAAGTATTAAAAGTGATGTGTCTGTAGAGACTTATAACGACCATAGAATGGCAATGGCATTTGCTCCATTAGGGTTAAAAACAACACTTCAAATTAACAATGCGGAAGTGGTGAGTAAATCGTATCCTCAATTTTGGGATGATCTTAAAACTTTAGGATTTCAGTTGACCCAAGCATAGCTAAATATTTTTTAAGCGCAATAACCTTACAGTAAAAGCATAAAAGCTTAACTGTTATTTAAATCTTAGCTGTTAAGTAAAATAAACGGCTAATTACTTGACAAGGCCTGTTTTGAGATTGTATATTTGCATCTTCAAAAAAATAAACATTCGTACATGAAATTATCAAACTTTAATTTTGACCTTCCAGAAGAATTATTAGCTGAGCATCCTGCAGAACACAGAGACGAATCTAGGTTAATGGTTCTAGACAGAGCTAATCAAACGATCGAACACAAACTTTTTAAAGATATTATCGATTATTTTGATGAAGGTGATGTAATGATAATGAACAACACTAAAGTTTTTCCTGCCAGATTATACGGTAATAAGGAAAAAACAGGTGCGCGTATCGAAGTGTTTTTGTTAAGAGAATTAAATCAAGATCAACGTCTTTGGGATGTATTGGTAGATCCTGCACGCAAAATTAGAATTGGTAACAAACTATACTTTGGTGATGACGAAACTTTAGTAGCTGAGGTTATTGATAATACAACGTCTAGAGGACGTACCTTACGTTTCTTATACGATGGATCTTACAATGATTTTAGAAGAAAATTAACTGAGTTAGGGCAAACACCACTACCAAAGTATATTAAGAGAGACGTAGAGCCAGAAGATGAGGAGCGTTACCAAACCATATACGCAAAAAATGAAGGTGCAGTGGCAGCACCAACAGCTGGTTTACACTTTTCTAAGCACCTATTAAAGCGTTTAGAGATTAAAGGTATAGATATGGCAGAAGTTACATTACATGTTGGTTTAGGAACATTCAATCCAGTAGAGGTAGAAGACCTTTCTAAACACAAAATGGATAGCGAAGAGATTATAATTAGCCAGAAAGCTGCTGATGTAGTAAATAAAGGTATAGAGAATAAAAAGCGCGTTTGTGCTGTTGGTACCACATCTATGCGTACTATAGAAAGTTCCGTGTCATCAAGTGGTAGGTTAAATCCATATGAGGGATGGACAAATAAGTTTATATTTCCACCTTACGATTTTAGCATTGCCAATAGTATGATCACTAATTTTCATACACCAAAATCAACATTATTAATGATGATTTCTGCATTTGCAGGTCATGATTTTGTTAAACACGCCTATGAAGAAGCGGTGAAAGAAAAATACAGATTCTATTCTTATGGTGATGCTATGTTAATCATCTAAAATAAACTTAGAATATTATAAGGCCTCTACTCATACAGCTAAAAAGAGTAGAGGCTTTTTATTTTGGAAAAGAAACACGTACAAATGCCTATTTTTGTAAAATATGGAAGTTAAGAAGAAAGATATAAGAGCATTAACCAAAGAGCAGCTTCGAGATTTTTTTGTAAAACAAGGAGATAAAGCGTTTAGGGGAAATCAAGTTTATGAGTGGCTATGGCAAAAGTCTGCCCATAGTTTTGATGATATGACCAATATATCCTTGCAAACGCGTCAGATGTTAGAAGACAACTTTGTAATAAATCATATTAAGGTAGACCAAATGCAGCGTAGTTCTGATGGAACTATAAAAAATGCCGTACGCTTGCATGACGATTTAATTGTAGAATCTGTGCTAATACCAACACCAACGCGCACAACAGCATGTGTGTCTTCTCAGGTTGGATGTAGTTTGGATTGTAAGTTTTGTGCAACAGCAAGATTAAAACGTATGCGTAATCTTAATCCAGATGAAATTTATGACCAAGTTGTAGCTATTGATAATGAAAGTAGATTATATCATGGCAGACCATTAAGTAATATTGTGTTTATGGGAATGGGAGAGCCACTGATGAACTACAACAATGTGCTAAAAGCCATTGATAAAATCACATCGCCAGAAGGTTTAGGGATGTCACCAAAACGAATTGTAGTGTCCACATCTGGAGTGCCAAAAATGATAAAGAAAATGGCTGATGATGAGGTTAAATTTAAACTGGCAGTATCCTTACATTCAGCTATAGATGAGGTCAGGACTTCAATTATGCCTTTTAACGCTACATTCCCTTTAAAAGATTTGAGAGAAGCTTTAGAATATTGGTATGCTAAAACAAAAAACAGAATTACTTACGAATATGTCGTTTGGAAAGGTATAAACGATAAACGCAAAGATGTAGATGCATTAGTTGAATTTTGCAAGTTTGCACCAAGCAAGGTTAATCTTATAGAATATAATCCTATAGATGATGGTGAGTTTCAACAAGCAGATTCTAAAGCGTTAGATATGTATGTTTCTGTTTTAGAAGCTAATAATATTACAGTAACCGTAAGACGAAGCAGAGGTAAAGATATTGATGCTGCTTGTGGTCAGTTGGCTAATAAAAATAAAGCATAAAAAAAAGCGGCTAGTGCCGCTTTTTTATGAGTATTTAAAATGCTTCTTTAGTTCTTCACAAACTTAATAGTCTTAGAACCTCCATCAGCAAATACTTTTGCTAGGTAAACACCATCATTTAATGATGCAATATCGATGACCTCTCTAGTACTAGATAATGGCTTAGAAATCACATTCTGACCTAAGATTGAATAGATTTCAATATTAGTCATTTCTAAATTAGAAGACTCTAAAGTTAATGTTTCTAAGTCTTTACTATAATTATGAGTAAATGTGTTTTGGTTAAACTCATCAATACTTAGTGATTCTTGAATGTTTGAGTCAAACATTAGAATAAATCCAGATCCACCAGCACCAAATGAACGATAAGCAATGTAATAATCGCCAGAAGTTCCAACAGAAAAAGTGTTTATTTCTTCATAAGCCATTGTTTCTAGTGTTTCAAACTCTCCTTGAGTAACTATGCCAGTATTAGAAAATAATGTAGCTACCTGAGTTGCGCTAGAGTTGGCTGCATCTAAAATAAAAGCTTCTAAACTCGCATTTGGTGTCCCACCAAATACATTAAATCTAGTTGTAACTTCATAGTTAGTACCTGCGGTTAAAGAAATTGCAGGACCTATTAACCAATCGTTTTTCATAGGTGTGGTCGCTCCATCACCATTGGCATTAGTAGCAAATGTTTCAGGCACCATGTCACCATCAAGATCTAAATCTTGTTGTGAAATCCAAGAAAGAGTATCACCGTCAAGATCTTCTGTTGAATAACAACTAACAAATGCATTATTATTATCAAAAACTTCTGTAAGAGGTAGCGCATAAGTGCTACAATCAAAAGCCGTTAAAAACGTAATAGGGCCTACTTGATTACTATCTCCATTACCACCAGTACAATTTGCGGTGATGTAAAATTCGTATTCTGTATCAGGCATTAAACCGGTAAAATCGTAGTTGGTAGCGGCAAGGTCGTTTACCATGGTTCCTGTCCCTACCAAAAAGCCTGTAGTACCCCATTCTATATCAAAAACAGTACCACCGCCATTAGGATCGGTCCATTCTATATCAAAAGTAGTGGTACTAACGCCGTTAGGACCAACAACAAAGCCCGTTGGGTCGATACAGCTAGGGGCGTTAACTTCGATATTATCAACAGCCCATCCCCAAGACCAGTCTCCAACCCATCTAAAACGTACTTGTGCATTTGCAACACCAGCAAGCTCTGTAGAGACGTTTATTTCCTCAAGGCCAAAGGATGAATCGTCTTGGTCAGCACCAGAGTATGTCGCAACCTGCACCCACGTGGTACCATCAAAAACTTCAACAAAGCCTTGTCCACCGTAACCAGCAGTAAAAAAGTGATTGAAAGATAAAATAACATTTGTAGCACCAGAAACATCAAAAGCAGGGCTCTCTAATGCTGTGTTTTCTGCATTCATGTCATTACCTAAGCCATCACTATCAAACAAAGCATAGTTACCAAATAAACCATTGTCGTAATAAAGAGTATTTGGTGGGTTATAACCTACAGCTTCGCCACCAGAGGCAAAACCCCAAGTTCCCCCTAAGGGTGTAATTTCGTTGTTGCTCCACCCGGCAGGTAACACTAAACCTCCTTCAAAATCTTCTGATAAGACTTGTGCAAACATTAGACTAGAAGTAAAGACCAATGCCATTATTAAAGTAATTTTTTTCATAAAGTTTGATTTTAGATTAATTGCCTAAAGTTACAAATATTTGTTTATCAAATATGTTAATTTTAGAATATTCAATTTTTAACGATAAAAACAGGCATTATTTGTAATTTTGCAAAGTTTTATAAGCCTTTATGAAAATAACCGAACAAATTAAACAACCTATAGCCTACGAGATGGAGCTTTTTGAGCAAAAATTTCGGTTATCCATGGCTAGTAAGGTGGCTTTGTTAAACAGAATAACACATTATATTGTTAACAGAAAAGGTAAGCAAATGCGGCCTATGTTTGTGTTTTTGGTAGCAAAAATGCTGAACAATGGTGAAGTTAGTGAGCGTACGTACAGAGGTGCTTCGGTTATAGAATTAATTCATACAGCAACTTTAGTGCATGACGATGTTGTAGATGATAGTAATAGACGGAGAGGCTTCTTCTCAATCAATGCCCTTTGGAAAAATAAAATAGCGGTTTTAATTGGTGATTACCTACTTTCTAAAGGCTTATTGCTTTCTATCGATAATAATGACTTCGATCTTTTAAAAATTATATCTGTAGCGGTACGCGAAATGAGCGAGGGAGAATTATTACAGATAGAAAAAGCCAGACAGCTAGATATTACAGAAGATGTCTATTATGATATTATACGCCAAAAAACAGCAACCTTAATTGCAGCCTGCTGTAGTTTGGGTGCAGCATCGGTAAAACCAAATTCTACCGAGGTAGAAACTATGCGTAAGTTTGGGGAACTTATTGGCATGGCATTTCAAATAAAAGATGATTTATTTGATTATGGAGAAGAAAAAATTGGCAAACCAACAGGAATAGATATAAAGGAGCAGAAGATGACACTACCTTTAATTTATGTACTTAATAATTGTTCAAAGAAGGAAAAATCTTGGTTAATCAACTCTGTTAAAAATCATAATAAAGATAAAAAGCGCGTCAAGGAAGTTATTGCTTTTGTAAAATCTAATGGTGGTTTAGATTATGCCATTTCAAAAATGAAAGACTTTCAACAAGAGGCTTTAAACTTACTGAGCAAATATCCACAATCTCCATATAAAGCTTCACTAGAGCTTATGGTAAATTACGTGATAGAAAGAAAGAAATAAACTTTAGAAAATATCTAGATTCATAACGGCTTCATCATCTGGTAAATAGCCGTAGCATCGCCAAAAGCGTGTGCCTTCCCCATAATATTTCCATACAACATCATTATTAGGTGTTACCTCCCAGAAACCGTAGTCACCTTCAGCTATAAGCGTATTGCCATTTTGTAGACGGACGGCACCAGAGATTCTACCAAAATATAAATCAGGATCTGTAAAACTCCATACAACACTTGGTTCGTTATTAGCATTTGGTGTAAGGGTAAAGTTTTCTGGTAAGTCTAATTCAAAAACTGTAGATTGATCTACACCATTACTGTAAACAAGTAT belongs to Winogradskyella sp. J14-2 and includes:
- the rlmN gene encoding 23S rRNA (adenine(2503)-C(2))-methyltransferase RlmN produces the protein MEVKKKDIRALTKEQLRDFFVKQGDKAFRGNQVYEWLWQKSAHSFDDMTNISLQTRQMLEDNFVINHIKVDQMQRSSDGTIKNAVRLHDDLIVESVLIPTPTRTTACVSSQVGCSLDCKFCATARLKRMRNLNPDEIYDQVVAIDNESRLYHGRPLSNIVFMGMGEPLMNYNNVLKAIDKITSPEGLGMSPKRIVVSTSGVPKMIKKMADDEVKFKLAVSLHSAIDEVRTSIMPFNATFPLKDLREALEYWYAKTKNRITYEYVVWKGINDKRKDVDALVEFCKFAPSKVNLIEYNPIDDGEFQQADSKALDMYVSVLEANNITVTVRRSRGKDIDAACGQLANKNKA
- the aroA gene encoding 3-phosphoshikimate 1-carboxyvinyltransferase; this translates as MNLKILKSSIQNRQSSITITGSKSESNRLLLLKALFPQLEINNISNSDDSVLMTKALASDRAHIDIHHAGTAMRFLTAYFSIQEGKEVILTGSSRMQERPIGILVEALRQLGADILYEKTAGFPPLKIKGKKLKNSKVSLKANVSSQYISALLLIASKLENGLELTLEGKITSVPYINMTLQLLNEIGVETTFLDNVITVKPHNSDVKTKILTVESDWSSASYYFSIAALSNVDTTLRLSSYKKDSLQGDSILSELYKEFGIETSFKNNSVTIKKVRKVDGNKTIEIDLRNAPDIAQTIAVTAFGLGLECHLTGLHTLKIKETDRLVALKAELEKFGAEVEITDESLYLKPSKSIKSDVSVETYNDHRMAMAFAPLGLKTTLQINNAEVVSKSYPQFWDDLKTLGFQLTQA
- a CDS encoding nucleotide pyrophosphohydrolase, with translation MNIKNAQIEVDKWIKEHGVRYFNELTNMAQLTEEVGEVARIIARRYGEQSEKESDKDKDLGEELADVVFVVLCLANQTGIDLQASFDKKMDKKTQRDRNRHHNNEKLK
- the queA gene encoding tRNA preQ1(34) S-adenosylmethionine ribosyltransferase-isomerase QueA, whose product is MKLSNFNFDLPEELLAEHPAEHRDESRLMVLDRANQTIEHKLFKDIIDYFDEGDVMIMNNTKVFPARLYGNKEKTGARIEVFLLRELNQDQRLWDVLVDPARKIRIGNKLYFGDDETLVAEVIDNTTSRGRTLRFLYDGSYNDFRRKLTELGQTPLPKYIKRDVEPEDEERYQTIYAKNEGAVAAPTAGLHFSKHLLKRLEIKGIDMAEVTLHVGLGTFNPVEVEDLSKHKMDSEEIIISQKAADVVNKGIENKKRVCAVGTTSMRTIESSVSSSGRLNPYEGWTNKFIFPPYDFSIANSMITNFHTPKSTLLMMISAFAGHDFVKHAYEEAVKEKYRFYSYGDAMLII
- a CDS encoding polyprenyl synthetase family protein; translation: MKITEQIKQPIAYEMELFEQKFRLSMASKVALLNRITHYIVNRKGKQMRPMFVFLVAKMLNNGEVSERTYRGASVIELIHTATLVHDDVVDDSNRRRGFFSINALWKNKIAVLIGDYLLSKGLLLSIDNNDFDLLKIISVAVREMSEGELLQIEKARQLDITEDVYYDIIRQKTATLIAACCSLGAASVKPNSTEVETMRKFGELIGMAFQIKDDLFDYGEEKIGKPTGIDIKEQKMTLPLIYVLNNCSKKEKSWLINSVKNHNKDKKRVKEVIAFVKSNGGLDYAISKMKDFQQEALNLLSKYPQSPYKASLELMVNYVIERKK
- a CDS encoding T9SS type A sorting domain-containing protein; this translates as MKKITLIMALVFTSSLMFAQVLSEDFEGGLVLPAGWSNNEITPLGGTWGFASGGEAVGYNPPNTLYYDNGLFGNYALFDSDGLGNDMNAENTALESPAFDVSGATNVILSFNHFFTAGYGGQGFVEVFDGTTWVQVATYSGADQDDSSFGLEEINVSTELAGVANAQVRFRWVGDWSWGWAVDNIEVNAPSCIDPTGFVVGPNGVSTTTFDIEWTDPNGGGTVFDIEWGTTGFLVGTGTMVNDLAATNYDFTGLMPDTEYEFYITANCTGGNGDSNQVGPITFLTAFDCSTYALPLTEVFDNNNAFVSCYSTEDLDGDTLSWISQQDLDLDGDMVPETFATNANGDGATTPMKNDWLIGPAISLTAGTNYEVTTRFNVFGGTPNASLEAFILDAANSSATQVATLFSNTGIVTQGEFETLETMAYEEINTFSVGTSGDYYIAYRSFGAGGSGFILMFDSNIQESLSIDEFNQNTFTHNYSKDLETLTLESSNLEMTNIEIYSILGQNVISKPLSSTREVIDIASLNDGVYLAKVFADGGSKTIKFVKN